The Thermoplasmata archaeon genome contains a region encoding:
- a CDS encoding CBS domain-containing protein, which translates to MPGRRVQDLTVSEYLTREVVWAAPDDDLGEVLGKMKKYDVHEIPVGRKGKLQGVVTLRELMKRHNVPPTTKLSSVLVKAPVVSPTATLPAAAEELITTGFRALPVVERKTLLGIISRTDLVRALVDAKALGGLAVRDFMTPNPQAVSEDDTIDRAVHVMQSLGERSLPVVDKNRRLKGVIGMKDVTDLFARPKMRQRYGERAGTETKVELQVKGAMHYPPVTMGAEGELAHAAELMLKNDVSSVIITEKDEPVGIVTKLDLMHFLAGLRPRDQLFVEISGLEDEPAETYDTIYSTVQKEMRRIAQLVTPKTLSLHVQKYKPNGDRWKYSIRCRFQTAHQMYYANHFDWDLHLALRDLLEILYKRIVKDKERMITERKLGRST; encoded by the coding sequence ATGCCAGGTCGAAGAGTGCAGGACCTCACGGTGTCCGAGTACCTAACCCGGGAGGTCGTGTGGGCCGCGCCCGACGACGACCTCGGCGAAGTCCTCGGAAAGATGAAGAAGTACGATGTCCACGAGATCCCCGTCGGCCGCAAGGGGAAGCTCCAGGGGGTCGTGACCCTCCGCGAGCTCATGAAACGCCACAACGTGCCGCCCACGACGAAGTTGTCCTCGGTCCTCGTGAAGGCGCCGGTCGTGAGCCCAACCGCGACCCTGCCTGCGGCCGCGGAGGAGCTCATCACGACGGGCTTCCGCGCCCTCCCTGTCGTGGAGCGGAAGACACTCCTCGGGATCATCTCCCGCACGGACCTCGTGCGCGCCCTGGTCGACGCGAAGGCGCTCGGGGGACTCGCGGTCCGGGACTTCATGACGCCCAACCCTCAGGCCGTGTCCGAGGACGACACGATCGATCGTGCCGTCCACGTCATGCAGTCCCTCGGGGAGCGCTCCCTCCCCGTGGTGGACAAGAACCGCCGCCTCAAGGGCGTGATCGGGATGAAGGACGTGACGGACCTCTTCGCCCGGCCCAAGATGCGCCAGCGGTACGGGGAGCGCGCCGGGACCGAAACCAAGGTGGAGCTTCAAGTCAAGGGCGCCATGCACTACCCGCCCGTCACCATGGGCGCGGAGGGGGAACTCGCCCACGCCGCGGAACTCATGCTGAAGAACGATGTCTCAAGCGTCATCATCACGGAGAAGGATGAGCCCGTCGGAATCGTGACCAAGCTGGACCTCATGCATTTCCTGGCGGGCCTCCGACCCCGCGACCAGCTCTTCGTGGAGATCAGCGGCCTGGAGGACGAGCCCGCCGAGACGTACGACACGATCTACTCGACGGTCCAGAAGGAGATGCGCCGGATCGCGCAGCTCGTGACCCCGAAGACGCTCTCGCTCCACGTCCAGAAGTACAAGCCGAACGGCGACCGATGGAAGTACTCCATCCGCTGCCGATTCCAGACGGCCCACCAAATGTACTACGCGAACCACTTCGACTGGGATCTCCACCTGGCGTTGCGGGATCTCCTGGAGATCCTGTACAAGCGGATCGTGAAGGACAAGGAGCGGATGATCACCGAGCGCAAGCTCGGGCGTTCAACGTAG
- a CDS encoding acylphosphatase, translating to MRVRATAVFHGRVQGVYFRAHCEEKAQSLELDGYVRNLPGGSVEAVFEGERALIEECIDWNRNAQPAARVSSVDVEWGTATGEFRGFEIRR from the coding sequence ATGCGGGTCCGCGCGACGGCCGTCTTCCATGGGCGCGTGCAGGGCGTGTACTTCCGGGCACACTGCGAGGAGAAGGCGCAGTCCCTCGAGCTCGACGGCTATGTCCGCAACCTTCCCGGGGGTAGCGTCGAGGCCGTGTTCGAGGGGGAGCGTGCGTTGATCGAGGAGTGCATCGATTGGAACCGCAACGCTCAGCCTGCGGCGCGCGTGTCCTCCGTGGACGTCGAGTGGGGGACGGCCACGGGAGAGTTCCGCGGGTTCGAGATCCGGCGGTGA
- a CDS encoding 2-dehydropantoate 2-reductase — protein sequence MDILVFGAGATGSLIGGLLSVRHDVTLVGRGDHMEAIRSRGLRITGKTARVVHPETATRIPPGAHPQLIVVSTKAYDTAAAMFPLKRFAASAVFLTLQNGLDNPEIIGRTAKRVIAGTTSHGVTVLGLGEIRHAGIGDTVVGGWQGVEPEDVVRVRDVLEEAGFRTRISKDIRVDLWAKLVVNAAINPLAALAGVPNGRLVRDRDLSRLLDEVGREALAVAAAEGVPLDREDTLRRTRLVARRTASNRASMLKDLYHCRRTEIDAITGAILRTAERHGLEAPRNRTLYALIRARETAAAESA from the coding sequence GTGGACATCCTCGTGTTCGGTGCAGGCGCAACGGGCAGCCTGATTGGCGGGCTCCTGTCCGTGCGGCATGACGTGACCCTCGTGGGACGAGGCGACCACATGGAAGCAATCCGTTCCCGCGGGCTGCGGATCACCGGGAAGACCGCCCGGGTGGTCCACCCGGAGACCGCGACGCGCATCCCGCCCGGCGCCCACCCTCAGCTCATCGTCGTGAGCACGAAGGCCTACGACACCGCAGCGGCCATGTTCCCCCTCAAGCGATTCGCGGCGTCCGCCGTGTTCCTGACGCTCCAGAATGGACTCGACAACCCGGAGATCATCGGACGCACCGCGAAGCGCGTGATCGCGGGCACCACGTCGCACGGCGTCACGGTCCTGGGCCTCGGGGAGATTCGCCACGCCGGCATCGGAGACACCGTGGTGGGCGGCTGGCAGGGCGTGGAACCGGAGGACGTGGTCCGTGTCCGCGATGTGCTGGAGGAGGCGGGCTTCCGTACGCGGATCTCAAAGGACATCCGGGTGGATCTCTGGGCTAAGCTCGTGGTGAACGCGGCGATCAATCCCCTCGCGGCCCTCGCGGGCGTCCCGAACGGGCGTCTCGTTCGCGACCGCGACCTGTCCCGGCTCCTCGACGAAGTAGGCCGCGAGGCGCTGGCGGTCGCGGCGGCGGAGGGGGTGCCGCTGGACCGCGAAGACACCCTCCGAAGGACGCGGCTCGTCGCCCGCCGCACGGCGTCGAACCGAGCGAGCATGCTTAAGGACCTGTATCACTGCCGGAGGACCGAGATCGACGCGATTACGGGCGCCATCCTTCGGACCGCGGAACGTCACGGCTTGGAGGCCCCGCGGAACCGTACGCTGTACGCGCTGATCCGAGCCCGGGAGACCGCGGCGGCCGAGTCGGCCTGA
- a CDS encoding ABC transporter permease, which yields MSNFWNTFKVAAWLGWEMDSNWTEPWLFIVYSIIKPIAATFILVLMYIVLAAIGNFSAGPLFDFMYVGNAFFIFVGTTLFGTFQVIQSDREWYQTIRYIYISPISFYVYVMGRAISKILVASFAVVITLAFGAFVLHPAVQISLSLASVPLFLAGLVLGLFCLLAIGITLGGVTFLMARHTQSLAEAVPGIFYVFCGVLFPLSVLPGWLQGVGKAIPLTYWFELSRRLLLSPADQAAVNPLTGLGGFSDVAILGFLALSSVIFFGLSLGVFKLGEYLARKAGKIDMTTSY from the coding sequence ATGAGCAACTTCTGGAACACGTTCAAGGTCGCCGCGTGGCTTGGCTGGGAGATGGACTCGAACTGGACGGAGCCCTGGCTGTTCATCGTCTACTCGATTATCAAGCCGATCGCCGCGACGTTCATCCTGGTCCTCATGTACATCGTCCTCGCTGCGATTGGGAACTTCAGCGCGGGCCCCCTCTTCGACTTCATGTACGTGGGGAACGCCTTCTTCATCTTCGTCGGGACCACGTTGTTCGGCACGTTCCAGGTGATCCAGTCGGACCGCGAGTGGTACCAGACCATCCGGTACATCTACATCTCCCCGATCTCCTTCTACGTCTACGTGATGGGCCGCGCGATCTCGAAGATCCTGGTCGCCTCGTTCGCGGTCGTCATCACCTTGGCCTTCGGTGCGTTCGTCCTCCATCCCGCCGTGCAGATCTCCCTCTCCCTCGCTTCGGTTCCCCTGTTCCTCGCGGGCCTCGTCTTGGGTCTGTTCTGTCTCCTCGCAATCGGGATCACGCTCGGAGGCGTGACGTTCCTGATGGCCCGCCACACCCAGTCGTTGGCCGAGGCGGTCCCCGGGATTTTCTACGTGTTCTGCGGGGTCCTGTTTCCCCTGTCCGTGCTCCCGGGATGGCTGCAGGGCGTGGGGAAGGCGATTCCCCTGACGTACTGGTTCGAGCTCTCCCGTCGGCTCCTCCTCTCGCCCGCCGACCAGGCCGCCGTGAATCCTTTGACCGGCCTCGGGGGCTTCTCGGACGTGGCGATCCTCGGCTTCCTCGCCCTCTCGAGCGTGATCTTCTTCGGTCTGAGCCTCGGCGTCTTCAAGCTCGGAGAATACCTGGCCCGCAAGGCGGGCAAGATCGACATGACCACATCCTACTGA
- a CDS encoding histone deacetylase: MLFYDPRFLEHISSPMHVERPERLQAIVERLRKEELLTDVRSAGPASLGELRRVHRQTFLEFFRDLNEGFLDPETAVHPETWDIALLAAGATVQAAREAVKEGRPAVALVRPPGHHAGPDYGGGFCYLNNVAAAAADQVAQGRRVAILDYDAHHGNGTSEIFEDEAAVLYISTHQYGIYPGTGAAEDVGKGEGRGFNVNIPFTAGCGDESFRIAYGEIVEPVVRAYKPDVILVSLGIDAHYRDPLTGLSLSSPGYVDLVTWSAGLAKEVCGNRFVVALEGGYHLQALSEVYAGVVARLRHRRVDLELTQLLDAKGKGRPGVEATKRAHKEFWNLR, encoded by the coding sequence GTGCTCTTCTACGACCCGAGATTCCTGGAGCACATCTCGTCCCCCATGCATGTGGAGCGGCCCGAGCGCCTCCAAGCGATCGTGGAGCGACTTCGGAAGGAGGAGCTCCTGACCGACGTCCGCTCCGCGGGCCCCGCGAGCCTCGGGGAGCTCCGCCGGGTGCATCGCCAGACGTTCCTCGAGTTCTTTCGCGACCTCAACGAGGGATTCCTGGATCCGGAGACCGCGGTCCATCCGGAGACCTGGGACATCGCCCTGCTCGCCGCGGGAGCGACCGTGCAGGCGGCCCGCGAGGCGGTAAAGGAGGGACGCCCTGCGGTGGCCCTCGTGCGGCCTCCGGGGCACCACGCCGGCCCCGACTACGGCGGCGGCTTCTGCTACCTGAACAACGTGGCCGCGGCTGCGGCGGACCAGGTGGCCCAAGGCCGCCGCGTCGCAATCCTGGACTACGACGCCCACCACGGGAACGGCACGAGCGAGATCTTCGAGGACGAGGCCGCGGTCCTCTACATCTCCACGCACCAATACGGTATCTACCCGGGGACCGGCGCCGCGGAGGACGTCGGCAAGGGAGAAGGACGCGGCTTCAACGTGAACATCCCCTTCACCGCGGGCTGCGGCGACGAGTCGTTTCGCATCGCGTACGGCGAGATCGTCGAGCCCGTAGTACGGGCCTACAAGCCCGACGTGATCCTCGTGAGCCTGGGGATCGACGCTCACTACCGCGACCCTCTCACGGGCCTCTCCCTGTCCTCCCCGGGGTACGTGGACCTCGTGACGTGGAGCGCGGGCCTCGCCAAGGAGGTGTGCGGCAACCGCTTCGTCGTCGCCCTGGAGGGCGGGTACCACCTGCAAGCCCTCTCCGAGGTCTACGCCGGCGTCGTCGCGCGGCTCCGGCACCGCCGCGTCGATCTCGAGCTCACGCAGCTCCTCGATGCGAAGGGCAAGGGACGTCCGGGGGTCGAGGCGACCAAGCGGGCCCACAAGGAGTTCTGGAACCTACGTTGA
- a CDS encoding Xaa-Pro peptidase family protein, with the protein MKRIFRNADDHVDLIVLMNSVDPHIDMSFFYATGITDGLFEGCAAWLHPDGSAEIMTSALEEEAAKKSGLPLHVFRHREEPARLMRKLLKGHRRIGINSAELTHQAFDRLRKYAPRNARFVDVSEAITQSRLVKDAKEVDLIQRACDIASKSFRETLSFIRPGVQESEIASELVYRMQRNGATGPSFRTIVGSGPNGAEPHYTAGPRKIRKGDLIVIDFGSLYRMYCSDVTRTVVVGKASEEQRAMYDTVARAQKAALAKLRPGVRGKAVDAAARTLIDSTKYKGRFIHGLGHSVGLAVHDGGGLYTTSDLVLKSNMVMTDEPGVYVPGFGGVRIEDTVLVTPKGGRYMSTAPRELLEL; encoded by the coding sequence GTGAAGCGAATCTTCCGGAATGCGGACGACCACGTCGACCTCATCGTGCTCATGAATTCCGTGGATCCCCACATCGACATGTCGTTCTTCTATGCGACGGGGATCACGGACGGCCTGTTCGAAGGGTGCGCGGCGTGGCTGCATCCCGACGGGAGCGCGGAGATCATGACCTCCGCCCTCGAGGAGGAAGCCGCGAAGAAGAGCGGACTCCCCCTCCATGTGTTCCGACATCGGGAGGAACCCGCTCGGCTCATGCGCAAGCTGCTCAAGGGGCACCGGCGGATCGGGATCAACTCCGCGGAGTTGACGCACCAGGCGTTCGATCGCCTGCGCAAGTACGCGCCCCGCAACGCGCGGTTCGTGGACGTCTCCGAGGCGATCACCCAGTCGCGCCTCGTGAAGGACGCGAAGGAAGTCGATCTCATCCAGAGAGCGTGCGACATCGCCTCCAAGTCGTTCCGCGAGACCCTGTCGTTCATCCGGCCCGGCGTGCAGGAGTCCGAGATCGCCTCCGAGCTCGTGTATCGCATGCAGCGCAACGGGGCCACGGGCCCGTCGTTCCGCACCATCGTGGGGTCGGGTCCTAACGGCGCGGAACCCCACTACACGGCGGGGCCCCGGAAGATCCGCAAGGGCGATCTCATCGTGATCGACTTCGGGTCCCTGTACCGGATGTACTGCTCCGACGTCACGCGGACCGTGGTCGTCGGCAAGGCAAGCGAGGAGCAGCGCGCGATGTACGACACGGTCGCGAGGGCGCAGAAGGCCGCCCTTGCGAAGCTCCGGCCCGGGGTCCGGGGCAAGGCCGTCGACGCGGCGGCCCGCACGCTCATCGACTCGACCAAGTACAAGGGCCGCTTCATCCACGGCCTCGGGCACTCCGTCGGTCTGGCGGTCCACGACGGCGGCGGTCTCTACACGACGAGCGACTTGGTCCTGAAGTCGAACATGGTCATGACGGACGAGCCCGGCGTGTACGTCCCCGGCTTCGGCGGTGTCCGGATCGAGGACACGGTCCTCGTGACCCCGAAGGGCGGCCGGTACATGAGCACGGCCCCGCGGGAACTCCTCGAACTGTGA
- a CDS encoding ribonuclease P protein component 4 gives MPKRRHRGMERRIALERIEILFRHAEHEALQARPVRARRYVDLARRIGMRYNVRVPAAFKRRFCKECLAYLLPGVNARVRVGRGRIVVTCTACGAIQRMPFREERRTARARRRASQ, from the coding sequence GTGCCCAAGCGGCGCCACCGGGGAATGGAGCGGCGCATCGCCCTCGAGCGGATTGAGATTCTCTTCCGCCACGCCGAACACGAGGCCCTCCAGGCACGACCCGTGCGGGCCCGCCGGTACGTGGACCTGGCCCGACGGATCGGGATGCGATACAACGTTCGGGTGCCCGCGGCGTTCAAGCGTCGGTTCTGCAAGGAATGCCTCGCCTACCTTCTGCCCGGGGTCAACGCACGGGTTCGCGTCGGGCGAGGACGGATCGTCGTCACGTGCACAGCATGCGGTGCGATCCAACGCATGCCGTTCCGCGAGGAGCGGAGGACCGCGAGGGCCCGGCGGAGGGCGTCTCAGTAG
- a CDS encoding PKD domain-containing protein codes for MKGFYARRSLALLLAGTLAVGTLALLSPPVPAPAQASLGFWEASSRGLVSVVMVNETFNENGHEVTAPVGILVTNTATVPVVIPEEAVLMSPHPSQSPPPSPMNTTADATLTNATVPAKGSLLYSFGPYVLAGYLSGPIWWDMEEMQFAKAGVAFRVGGETLPFGLRTLVEHPFYKGPGNNTQTHVWAYLRSFPTVVVGKLPLYTITNGTAGQTVRVRIDATNLAVWAYDDTYTANVNVTRGIVEDDVPAGWSVQAGSYSVPPDVIVNYTDGSKTLEWYANLPAAQVSYQGNPDLPTPYVTVTRFYTLVAPALPNGNVTLPRARSDMNRTGTPDAHSAPAIVAVVGNAPPIADAGGPYRGNEGDTIILNASKSSDPDGDPLQFRWSFTDNGSWDTGWSSSPTAAVRYTDEFSGLARVAVSDGHTVVTAVANVTIDNVPPAIRSLVMTATGDFRLTVAGKKPVNVTLTIRGNGTVLSTLRIVHARGESGPQTADTGPLSMNLSQPITATLRFSDFANCHGNRDRVWLNLTFPDGTSVALLHPGKGRHLDAAGIRFKDLRPLFIRHGISFRAMLSDPGADALTAHWAFGDGTNLTQVFPNGPANDTPESPVGGNAPMNVTAIAVHGYHVGGHHGWERCGGDGKGEGTRSRTYEITLTVTDADGASTSASLTISLGFGGHGPEDEDD; via the coding sequence ATGAAAGGGTTCTACGCCAGACGTTCGTTGGCTCTGCTCCTCGCAGGGACCCTTGCCGTGGGAACCCTCGCCCTCTTGAGCCCGCCCGTGCCGGCACCCGCCCAGGCATCGTTGGGATTCTGGGAGGCCAGCAGTCGGGGACTCGTGAGCGTCGTCATGGTGAACGAGACGTTCAACGAGAACGGACATGAGGTCACGGCGCCTGTGGGCATCCTGGTGACGAACACGGCCACTGTGCCGGTCGTCATCCCGGAGGAGGCGGTGCTCATGAGTCCCCATCCGTCCCAGTCGCCGCCTCCCAGCCCGATGAACACGACCGCGGACGCGACGCTCACGAACGCCACGGTTCCGGCGAAGGGCAGCCTCCTGTACTCGTTCGGTCCGTACGTGCTCGCGGGCTACCTGAGCGGGCCCATCTGGTGGGACATGGAAGAGATGCAGTTCGCGAAGGCCGGCGTCGCGTTCCGGGTTGGGGGGGAGACCCTTCCCTTCGGCCTCCGCACTCTCGTCGAGCATCCGTTCTACAAGGGGCCGGGCAACAACACGCAGACGCATGTGTGGGCGTACCTTCGATCGTTCCCGACCGTGGTCGTGGGGAAGCTGCCTCTCTACACGATCACGAACGGCACCGCGGGGCAGACCGTGCGCGTGCGAATCGACGCGACGAACCTGGCCGTCTGGGCCTACGACGACACGTACACGGCGAACGTGAACGTGACCCGTGGGATCGTCGAGGACGACGTGCCTGCGGGATGGAGCGTGCAGGCGGGCAGCTACTCCGTGCCGCCGGACGTCATCGTGAACTACACAGACGGTTCGAAGACCCTGGAGTGGTACGCGAACCTCCCGGCCGCGCAGGTTAGCTACCAGGGCAACCCCGACCTGCCTACGCCGTACGTTACCGTGACGCGATTCTACACCCTCGTCGCGCCCGCTCTGCCCAACGGCAACGTGACGCTGCCCCGGGCGAGGTCCGACATGAACCGGACGGGCACGCCGGACGCCCATTCGGCGCCCGCGATCGTCGCGGTGGTGGGCAACGCCCCGCCCATCGCGGACGCCGGGGGACCGTATCGGGGGAACGAGGGCGACACGATCATCCTGAACGCATCCAAGTCCTCGGATCCGGACGGCGACCCGCTCCAATTCCGGTGGTCCTTCACGGACAACGGGAGCTGGGACACGGGCTGGTCGTCGAGCCCGACGGCCGCGGTCCGGTACACGGACGAGTTCTCCGGGTTGGCGAGGGTCGCGGTCTCGGACGGCCACACGGTCGTCACCGCGGTCGCGAACGTGACCATCGACAACGTGCCCCCGGCGATCCGAAGCCTGGTCATGACTGCCACGGGGGACTTCCGGCTCACGGTCGCGGGGAAGAAGCCCGTGAACGTGACGCTGACGATCCGAGGAAACGGAACGGTCCTCTCGACCCTGCGGATCGTGCACGCGAGGGGTGAATCGGGCCCGCAGACCGCGGACACGGGACCCCTTTCGATGAATCTCTCCCAGCCGATTACGGCCACCCTCCGATTCAGCGATTTCGCGAACTGCCACGGGAATCGCGACCGGGTTTGGCTCAACCTGACCTTCCCGGACGGCACCTCGGTCGCGTTGCTCCACCCGGGGAAAGGCCGCCATCTGGACGCGGCGGGAATCCGGTTCAAGGACCTCCGTCCGCTGTTCATCCGCCATGGCATCTCGTTTCGCGCGATGCTGAGCGACCCGGGTGCCGATGCGCTCACGGCCCACTGGGCCTTCGGGGACGGCACGAACCTCACGCAGGTCTTCCCGAACGGCCCCGCCAACGACACGCCGGAGAGCCCCGTGGGCGGCAACGCGCCGATGAACGTCACGGCCATCGCCGTGCACGGCTACCACGTCGGAGGCCACCACGGGTGGGAGCGGTGTGGGGGCGACGGGAAGGGCGAGGGCACGCGCTCCAGGACCTACGAGATCACGCTGACCGTGACCGATGCCGACGGCGCGTCCACGAGCGCGTCCCTCACGATCTCGCTGGGCTTCGGCGGTCACGGCCCCGAGGACGAAGACGACTGA
- a CDS encoding GNAT family protein: MIEDHRILRGARVTLRPLASGDLRRCVKWFSDPLVTQFLGRAGPVSLAEEERWFRDYLRRSDEQIFAIEIEGRHVGNLGLHKVDRVHRKADLGIVIGESAYWSRGYGTEALRAALDYGFDRLELNKVSLEVLEDNVRAIRSYAKCGFVREGIHREDVYKDGRFQNVIRMSILAREFRERPVPTGA; this comes from the coding sequence ATGATTGAGGACCACCGGATCCTGCGCGGCGCCCGTGTGACGCTGCGTCCCCTGGCGTCGGGCGATCTCCGCCGTTGCGTGAAGTGGTTCAGCGATCCTCTCGTAACCCAGTTCCTCGGGAGGGCGGGACCCGTCAGCCTCGCCGAGGAAGAGCGGTGGTTCCGGGATTACCTGCGGCGATCCGACGAGCAGATCTTCGCGATTGAAATCGAGGGGAGGCACGTGGGCAACCTGGGCCTGCACAAGGTGGACCGGGTCCATCGGAAAGCGGACCTCGGGATCGTGATCGGGGAGAGCGCGTACTGGTCTCGGGGTTATGGAACCGAGGCGCTCCGCGCAGCCCTCGACTACGGCTTCGACCGGCTCGAGCTGAACAAGGTGTCCCTCGAAGTCCTCGAGGACAACGTCCGCGCCATCCGTTCGTACGCCAAGTGCGGGTTCGTGCGGGAGGGGATCCACCGCGAGGACGTGTACAAGGATGGCCGCTTTCAGAATGTGATCCGCATGAGCATCCTGGCCCGGGAGTTCCGCGAACGGCCCGTCCCGACCGGGGCATGA
- a CDS encoding ABC transporter permease: MNAAIPYRSSAERRSDVRYRMGLNLRSILGRAYPRVIGANREPSWIFFEVFLPLLGIAAYVFIYQSFYGAQVALIQAGQCAGVPCASPADQLAHLQAAAQNLNGLVGTVVLGGTMVAFWLNVLWSMASQLYWEKEIGNLQIYMMAPMSRMALLAGMAIGGMFMTSVRALSTLVAGVLVFGVIFQVANPFLLLAVFFVTLIALYGMGMLFASLYLIWGREAANLSSLLEEPIFFSSGMYFPAGGFLLVQPWGPAVAVAGSIVPAMLGLDALRQLTLPNAKLPVLLGPVPELGLLLVLAVGFLILARFALARLETLARREGRLTSRHQ; encoded by the coding sequence ATGAACGCCGCGATCCCGTACCGTTCCTCGGCCGAACGGCGGTCCGACGTTCGATACAGGATGGGCCTCAACCTCCGATCCATCTTGGGCCGGGCGTACCCCCGGGTCATCGGCGCGAACCGAGAGCCGTCCTGGATCTTCTTCGAGGTCTTCCTCCCCCTGCTGGGGATCGCCGCCTACGTCTTCATCTACCAGTCCTTCTACGGCGCGCAGGTGGCCCTCATCCAGGCCGGGCAGTGCGCCGGCGTCCCGTGTGCCTCCCCGGCCGACCAGCTCGCGCATCTCCAAGCCGCCGCCCAGAACCTCAACGGCCTGGTCGGCACAGTGGTCCTGGGAGGGACCATGGTCGCCTTCTGGCTGAACGTCCTGTGGTCCATGGCCAGCCAGCTCTACTGGGAGAAGGAGATCGGGAACCTCCAGATCTACATGATGGCCCCGATGAGCCGGATGGCCCTCCTCGCGGGCATGGCGATCGGCGGCATGTTCATGACCTCCGTCCGGGCGCTCTCGACCCTCGTGGCGGGCGTCCTCGTCTTCGGCGTGATCTTCCAGGTCGCGAACCCGTTCCTCCTCCTCGCGGTGTTCTTCGTCACGCTCATCGCGCTCTACGGAATGGGGATGCTGTTTGCCTCCCTCTACCTCATCTGGGGTCGGGAGGCCGCAAACCTGTCCTCCCTCCTCGAGGAGCCCATCTTCTTCTCGAGCGGGATGTACTTCCCCGCGGGAGGCTTCCTCCTGGTGCAGCCCTGGGGGCCCGCAGTGGCCGTCGCCGGGAGCATCGTGCCCGCCATGCTCGGGCTCGACGCCCTCCGGCAGCTCACCCTGCCGAACGCGAAGCTCCCGGTGCTCCTGGGTCCCGTCCCAGAGCTCGGACTCCTGCTGGTGCTCGCCGTCGGGTTCCTCATCCTCGCACGGTTCGCGCTCGCGCGCCTAGAGACCCTCGCTAGGCGAGAGGGGAGGCTGACCTCACGGCATCAATGA
- a CDS encoding TATA-box-binding protein — protein sequence MAKIKIENVVASTSLGEELDLQAIALALGGAEYEPEQFPGLIYRLKEPKTATLLFRSGKVVCTGAKSLEHVKTAIDLVAKQIEAAGIPIKKNPEIEVQNIVASSDLGTEINLNAIAISLGLEKVEYEPEQFPGLVYRIDVPKVVVLLFGSGKLVCTGARKPSDVEEAVEKITAELKAAGLLR from the coding sequence TTGGCGAAAATCAAGATCGAGAACGTCGTCGCGTCGACCTCCCTCGGGGAGGAGCTGGACCTCCAGGCGATCGCCCTCGCCCTCGGCGGCGCGGAGTACGAGCCGGAGCAGTTCCCGGGCCTGATCTACCGCCTCAAGGAGCCCAAGACGGCGACCCTCCTCTTCCGGAGCGGCAAGGTCGTGTGCACGGGTGCGAAGAGCCTGGAGCACGTGAAGACTGCGATCGACCTGGTCGCGAAGCAGATCGAGGCGGCGGGCATCCCCATCAAGAAGAACCCGGAGATCGAGGTCCAGAACATCGTGGCGTCCTCGGACCTTGGCACGGAGATCAACCTGAACGCCATCGCGATCTCCCTGGGCTTGGAGAAGGTCGAGTACGAGCCCGAGCAGTTCCCCGGCCTCGTGTACCGCATCGACGTGCCCAAGGTCGTCGTCCTCCTGTTCGGGAGCGGCAAGCTGGTCTGCACGGGAGCCCGCAAACCCTCCGACGTCGAGGAGGCCGTGGAAAAGATCACCGCGGAGCTCAAGGCCGCAGGCCTCCTGCGCTGA
- a CDS encoding TatD family hydrolase — protein MAKRLPIFDNHIHFRPEFLGVEGAKLFEKAGGTALLLTHSPYEDIPISHGSDYDRAYRKTLAMADAIRAATHLQVFVALGPYPVECLHLKEVQGLDAAVAAMRQGLDLASRYIAQGKAVAIGEIGRPHFPVGPEIITACNEVMRYAMEAAKRLGCAVVLHTEDPTPETFAEFASIATKAGLDRNRVVKHHSTPLTRPEDTHGLVPSILAKEVLVTEALKGGPNFMLETDYIDDPKRPGAVLGPATVPKKTRAWIEKNVMTEDQAWVIHKEVPERTYHVQLA, from the coding sequence ATGGCCAAGCGCCTGCCCATCTTCGACAACCACATTCACTTCCGCCCCGAGTTCCTGGGGGTCGAGGGCGCCAAGCTGTTCGAGAAGGCGGGCGGCACGGCCCTTCTCTTGACCCATTCGCCCTACGAGGACATTCCCATCAGCCACGGGTCGGACTACGACCGCGCGTACCGAAAGACCCTCGCCATGGCGGACGCGATCCGCGCGGCGACCCACCTCCAGGTCTTCGTCGCCCTAGGCCCGTATCCTGTGGAGTGCCTTCATCTGAAGGAAGTGCAGGGGCTTGACGCCGCGGTCGCGGCGATGCGCCAGGGACTCGACCTCGCGTCTCGGTACATCGCGCAGGGGAAGGCCGTGGCGATCGGCGAAATCGGGCGTCCACACTTCCCCGTCGGCCCGGAAATCATCACGGCGTGCAATGAGGTCATGCGGTACGCGATGGAGGCGGCGAAGCGCCTCGGATGCGCCGTGGTCCTCCACACGGAAGACCCGACCCCGGAGACGTTCGCGGAATTCGCATCGATCGCGACGAAGGCAGGGCTTGACAGGAACCGCGTGGTCAAGCACCATTCTACCCCACTCACGCGGCCCGAGGACACGCACGGTCTCGTGCCATCCATCCTGGCGAAGGAGGTCCTCGTCACGGAGGCCCTCAAAGGCGGGCCGAACTTCATGCTCGAGACGGACTACATCGATGACCCGAAGCGGCCCGGGGCCGTCCTGGGGCCCGCAACGGTGCCCAAGAAGACCCGCGCGTGGATCGAAAAGAACGTGATGACCGAGGACCAGGCGTGGGTCATCCACAAGGAAGTGCCCGAGCGCACGTACCACGTGCAGCTCGCGTGA